From the Hevea brasiliensis isolate MT/VB/25A 57/8 chromosome 13, ASM3005281v1, whole genome shotgun sequence genome, the window CTCAACTGAAGGGTCTTATTCGTGGCAGTTCCACAACCTCGTCTTTTTCTGTTCCTTCTTTCTTTACCTTTGATGTTGCTTTTGGCTTGCTACCATTTCCAACTCTCATTTTCTGACTCTTAAACTTTTAAAAAGGTTGCTTCAAGTAACAATACCACCCCAGAGAGTTTCCCTAATAAAACAAACTTTGGACTAATTAGCTCTACAATTTTTAACTAAGTTAGTTCTATAAGAACGGCGCTTGTTCTTCTCGTTCTGGTTTCGGCCAAGCCCTTTGCTTCTCTCTAGCGAAATCCTTTTCTTTGGGCCCATTTTCAGATGGGTGAAAACACAGGAGAAACGGCCAAGCAGCAAACTCAACAATCACAACAGCAGCACCTTCCATCTTCCCCAAAAGACCCCCTTGAGGAAACACCAGAAACGAGACCACAGCATCACCAACAGCCGCCGTCTGTTGTCGCTACCGGAGCTCCTTTCATCTCTACACCTCTTTATGTCCCAATTGGTGCAACTTCTTCTGCTTATGACCAACAATTTGAGACTGTGACCCCCAAAAGACCCAGGTATGCTACTGCGCAATGGAAAATATTACCTTCACCACCCCAACAACAACAAACACAGAAGCAGATGGCTACTATTGTCACCCGCGAATCAAGCCCATCACCATCAACAAATCCTCCTCCCACCACCAACCCACAAACCCAACAACTTCACTCTACAGCAGCTTCCTCCTCGGACACGGCTTCGTCTCCTCCACACTCCCCTCTCCCTTATCTCCCCGCAGCTTCTGGTCAAGAGACAAGCAAAACAGAAGGACAGCAACTTCACCACCAGTTTAGAAAGGGCAAGTACGTGAGCCCAATTTGGAAACCAAATGAGATGTTATGGTTAGCCAGGGCTTGGCGGGTCCAATACCAAGGTGGTTATGATGCCTCTGGTTCATTTTCAAGAACTGAATACCCAGATATTGGTCAAACCACTGGCGAAGTCACAGTCCAATCAACAAGAGGGAAAACGAGAGCTGATAAAGATAGAGAAGTGGCAGAGTTCTTGCAAAGGCATGGGGTAAATAGAGATGCAAAAACAGCGGGTACCAAATGGGATAATATGTTGGGCGAGTTTAGGAAGGTGTTTGAATGGGAAAGAGATCAAGTAGGGAAGAGTTATTTTAGGCTCTCTTCTCATGAGAGGAAGCAACATAAATTGCCTGCTTCTTTTGACGAGGAAGTGTTTGAAGAGTTGTCTCAATTTATGGGTTCTCGCATGAGAACTTCGAGCAGAGCTGCGATCGGTTCTGGTGATGATGGTAGGACTGCTCTTGCTGGTGTAAGAGCTCTCCCTCCACCCCCTCCTTTTAAAGACGATGACTACTCCGTCCCAGGTAGGAACTCTACATGAAATCAATAACAAAGTTTCATCCTTTTCCGCTTCTTCCCCTTGTTTTCTCCAAAGAATGCAACTTTATCTTCTGTTGCAGGAAGGACAAAGCAAGTGATGACCAGTGGAGGTGAAGCTTACTTTCACGGTAGTAGAGGGAGTCTGTTAGGGTTTGAATCTTCGATGGACGTGGCTGCTACTGGTGCTTCATCATCATCGAAGGAACTTCGTAGAATTGGTAAAATAAGAATGACATGGGAAGAATCAGTGAGTTTATGGGCTGAAGAAGGGGCACATAGAGGGAGAGTGAGGGTTCAAGGATCAAGTTTTTTGAATGCGGATGAGCTTACTTTCTTTGACGATTCGATGGTAGCTTGCACCATGGAAGCCTTTGAACGTGGACCCCTAAAAGGTTTCTCAGTTGATCGATTCGTTTCTGGACAACAAGTGAAAGTTTTTGGCAGAAGAAAGTCTTCATCGGCTTCTGCTTCTTCTTCTGGTACAAATACCTTAGTCTTAGCATGTGCATTTTAAAACAGCAGTCTGAGAATCCACATTTCACATTTTTTCTATTTATATCAGGTTTCGTTGAAAGATTTCAGCTTCCATCAGTTGAACCCGCAATAAGATGTGAGTCTTGTGCTTTAATATTATCAATCGCAGCTATGTTTGCTTAAGGTTTTTGAATCCCTCTCATTTTTCCATTTGTACGTCTTGATTTTCAAgtattgtttgtaatttggaaaTTAGCTACATATAAGACATTTTCCATCTATGAGATCCATGTATATGCGTTTATGTTAAGCTGCTAATTGTATGAACAGCGATCCCAGCGTGGGAATTTCAAGACCCAACTGAGTATTACGTGGGTTGTCTTCGAGTGCCACCAACAGCACTTCCAAACTTGTTTGAACTCTCGTGGTATTTGCAAGAGCCACCACCTGAAGAATTACGCTTCCCTCTAAGGAGAGATGTTTACAGGGACTTACCTCCAGGCAAAGAGCACTTCTTTACTACTGCTACTGAACTGTTAGATTGTAGAGGTATTGCGTTTGATATCTTAACCTCAGTTATCCGAACTAACCCTAGTATCAGTGGTGCCAATGCCGCGAGTAGAGACTCTTTTATTGGCATTTGGGATGATTGCATTAATAGGGTTGTGTCCAAATTCTGTTCTGTTGAAGTGGTTATTGTCAGAAAAGCGCCATCATCATCATCGGTGAACACGTTGCAGGATCAGTGGCCAAACGTGACCGGATTTGTTAGAAACTTTTGTTTGTGGAGAGGAGAGGAGAGTGACCAGTTGAGGGAAGGTCAGGCCGATCCCTCTTCTTCTATAGTAGAGAAGCTTTTATGGACTTACATGGATATCCCCTATATTCTAGGCTACTATGCGGTAGGTTACTCGGTAACATTTTGTGCGTTGTATCGATCGCAAGATCGCATAATCCGCACTGATCTCTGTGCTGTTGACTTATCGTCGCCGGTGGAGAGACTAAGAGCCCTGGTGCCATGTTACAGAATAGCTGGGTTGTTGCCATTGCTAGCTGAACGTTGCTTCAACAACATCAATAACGGAGGAACTTTTAAGCAGTTAACCTTCAGTGATTTTGAAAGAGTGGATGTGGGTGATGGAAACATCATTGAAATGACACCGAACACAGTAACAAGATTCTTCCCCAGCAAAAGAAAATGGGCAGCAGTCAAAGAAATATATGATTATCTTGACCAGAGAATCCCACACGCAGAATTCATTTTCCGAACACTGGAGAAGGATTTGGCATTGGTGTTTAAACCTCGAGGTGTGAAATTTAAGCCCACGAACTGTGAGCAACTGGTAGAGGCTCTAAAATACGTGACCAAAGCCTTGGTAGCACTGCATGACTTATCTTTCATGCATAGGGACCTGAGTTGGGACAAGGTAATGAGAAGGAGCGACAGAGAAAA encodes:
- the LOC110638220 gene encoding uncharacterized protein LOC110638220, with amino-acid sequence MGENTGETAKQQTQQSQQQHLPSSPKDPLEETPETRPQHHQQPPSVVATGAPFISTPLYVPIGATSSAYDQQFETVTPKRPRYATAQWKILPSPPQQQQTQKQMATIVTRESSPSPSTNPPPTTNPQTQQLHSTAASSSDTASSPPHSPLPYLPAASGQETSKTEGQQLHHQFRKGKYVSPIWKPNEMLWLARAWRVQYQGGYDASGSFSRTEYPDIGQTTGEVTVQSTRGKTRADKDREVAEFLQRHGVNRDAKTAGTKWDNMLGEFRKVFEWERDQVGKSYFRLSSHERKQHKLPASFDEEVFEELSQFMGSRMRTSSRAAIGSGDDGRTALAGVRALPPPPPFKDDDYSNATLSSVAGRTKQVMTSGGEAYFHGSRGSLLGFESSMDVAATGASSSSKELRRIGKIRMTWEESVSLWAEEGAHRGRVRVQGSSFLNADELTFFDDSMVACTMEAFERGPLKGFSVDRFVSGQQVKVFGRRKSSSASASSSGTNISGFVERFQLPSVEPAIRSIPAWEFQDPTEYYVGCLRVPPTALPNLFELSWYLQEPPPEELRFPLRRDVYRDLPPGKEHFFTTATELLDCRGIAFDILTSVIRTNPSISGANAASRDSFIGIWDDCINRVVSKFCSVEVVIVRKAPSSSSVNTLQDQWPNVTGFVRNFCLWRGEESDQLREGQADPSSSIVEKLLWTYMDIPYILGYYAVGYSVTFCALYRSQDRIIRTDLCAVDLSSPVERLRALVPCYRIAGLLPLLAERCFNNINNGGTFKQLTFSDFERVDVGDGNIIEMTPNTVTRFFPSKRKWAAVKEIYDYLDQRIPHAEFIFRTLEKDLALVFKPRGVKFKPTNCEQLVEALKYVTKALVALHDLSFMHRDLSWDKVMRRSDRENEWFVCGFDEAVGAPQLYPHGVVEAHGRHAPEMGRGLHGVKVDVWGVGYLVKTCGLGPDGVPKMLRELQNRCLDQNPEQRPTAADCYHHLLQVQSSLQSSSSGGPY